The following proteins come from a genomic window of Nocardioides albertanoniae:
- a CDS encoding lipid II:glycine glycyltransferase FemX, whose translation MTFTVRPISPAEHLDHVRSQRSVSFLQTPAWAGVKTEWRSESLGWYAGDRLVGTGLVLHRPVPRLGRTLAYLPWGPDIDWAGGLTVWFPPLVSYLRSQGAFAIRIAPPVPTDTWTAAQVKDGIADPDVVRLTDLPGSISSVGAEVTRYLREAGWIPQNPEHGFGAGQPQFTYEIPLRHADGTARSEDDVLRGMNQLWRRNIKKAVKAGVEVTTSAGGEDLKAFHDLYVHTAERDRFTARPLAYFEKMFAALSAEEPGRIALYLARHHGDLVAATIYVRVGAHAWYVYGASSTDKRDVRGSNALQWAMIRDSLAAGCDVYDLRGITPTLAADDPHVGLIQFKVGTGGQAVRYVGEWDLLLRPVLYRAFDLYMRRRGR comes from the coding sequence GTGACCTTCACCGTCAGACCGATCAGCCCCGCCGAGCACCTCGACCACGTCCGGTCGCAACGTTCGGTCAGCTTCCTGCAGACGCCCGCCTGGGCCGGGGTCAAGACCGAGTGGCGCAGCGAGTCGCTGGGTTGGTACGCCGGCGACCGGCTCGTCGGGACCGGGCTGGTGCTGCACCGGCCGGTGCCGCGGCTGGGCCGCACACTGGCCTACCTGCCGTGGGGTCCGGACATCGACTGGGCGGGCGGGCTCACGGTCTGGTTCCCGCCGCTGGTCTCCTACCTGCGCTCCCAGGGCGCCTTCGCGATCCGGATCGCTCCCCCGGTGCCCACCGACACCTGGACCGCGGCGCAGGTCAAGGACGGGATCGCCGACCCCGATGTCGTACGCCTCACCGACCTCCCCGGCTCGATCAGCAGCGTCGGCGCCGAGGTGACTCGCTACCTCCGCGAGGCCGGCTGGATCCCGCAGAACCCCGAGCACGGGTTCGGGGCGGGGCAGCCGCAGTTCACGTACGAGATCCCGCTGCGGCACGCCGACGGCACCGCCCGCTCCGAGGACGACGTGCTCCGCGGCATGAACCAGCTGTGGCGGCGCAACATCAAGAAGGCCGTCAAGGCCGGCGTCGAGGTCACCACCTCCGCCGGCGGCGAGGATCTGAAGGCCTTCCACGACCTCTACGTCCACACCGCCGAGCGCGACCGGTTCACCGCGCGGCCGCTGGCCTACTTCGAGAAGATGTTCGCCGCGCTGTCCGCAGAAGAGCCGGGGCGCATCGCGCTCTACCTCGCCCGTCACCACGGCGACCTGGTCGCCGCGACGATCTACGTCCGCGTCGGCGCTCACGCCTGGTACGTCTACGGCGCCTCCTCGACCGATAAGCGCGACGTACGCGGCTCCAACGCCCTGCAGTGGGCGATGATCCGCGACTCGCTGGCCGCGGGCTGCGACGTCTACGACCTGCGCGGCATCACCCCGACGCTGGCCGCCGACGACCCGCACGTCGGGCTGATCCAGTTCAAGGTCGGCACCGGCGGGCAGGCGGTGAGGTACGTCGGCGAGTGGGACCTGCTGCTGCGGCCGGTCCTCTACCGAGCGTTCGACCTCTACATGAGACGGCGCGGGCGCTGA